One window of the Candidatus Cloacimonadota bacterium genome contains the following:
- a CDS encoding FMN-binding protein, with translation MDVISGATLTYKTHLKALENALEQAQVK, from the coding sequence AATAAGCGGTGCCACACTTACCTACAAAACACATCTTAAGGCTCTTGAAAATGCTTTGGAGCAGGCACAAGTGAAATAA